From a region of the Myroides sp. JBRI-B21084 genome:
- a CDS encoding L-serine ammonia-lyase — MECISVFDMLKIGVGPSSSHTLGPWRAAERFIAELKELDIFNKTERVTVDLYGSLSLTGIGHATDLAVMLGLSGADPEYVPVEDISSIINQIKQTNSLKLGNSVKIHFNPAENIVFNKNFLPFHANGLTFTAFYENTQYVSTFYSIGGGFVVKEESAENKENNQIKAAFPFPVDKADELLAFCKQENKSISELVYENELSLRTPEEIDHELMRIWNTMLECIYIGCHTEGTLPGGLNVRRRAFDTYQKLKGDLPYNSPQEWLQTIRKTKVYFRQILKWVSCFALSVNEVNASLGRVVTAPTNGSAGVIPAVLMYYLVIENHKAGDKEIKQFLMVAGEIGSIFKKGATISAAMGGCQAEIGVSSAMAAAALCELMGGTPEQVTVAAEIAMEHHLGLTCDPIGGLVQIPCIERNTMGAIKAINAAELALDTDPKNVKVPLDKVVNTMWQTAQDMNNKYKETSEGGLAIAVNMADC, encoded by the coding sequence ATGGAATGTATTTCGGTTTTTGATATGTTAAAAATTGGCGTAGGCCCTTCTAGCTCACACACCTTAGGTCCGTGGCGTGCTGCCGAACGCTTTATTGCCGAATTAAAAGAGTTGGATATTTTTAATAAAACAGAACGCGTAACCGTTGATTTGTACGGATCTTTATCGTTAACAGGTATAGGACACGCAACTGATTTAGCTGTAATGTTGGGTTTAAGTGGTGCCGACCCAGAATATGTTCCTGTTGAAGATATTTCAAGCATTATTAACCAAATTAAACAAACAAATAGTTTAAAATTAGGCAATAGCGTTAAAATTCATTTTAACCCTGCCGAAAACATTGTTTTCAACAAAAACTTTTTACCTTTTCATGCCAATGGTTTAACATTTACAGCCTTTTACGAAAACACGCAATACGTTTCCACTTTTTACTCTATAGGCGGTGGGTTTGTTGTAAAGGAAGAATCGGCAGAAAACAAAGAAAATAATCAAATTAAAGCAGCTTTTCCTTTTCCTGTTGATAAAGCCGATGAATTGTTAGCTTTTTGCAAACAAGAAAATAAATCTATTTCTGAATTGGTTTATGAAAACGAATTATCTTTACGTACGCCCGAAGAAATCGATCATGAATTAATGCGTATTTGGAACACTATGTTAGAGTGTATTTATATTGGGTGCCATACAGAAGGAACACTTCCAGGCGGATTAAATGTACGTAGACGTGCTTTTGATACCTATCAAAAATTAAAAGGCGATTTACCATATAACTCCCCTCAAGAATGGCTGCAAACCATTCGCAAAACTAAAGTTTATTTTAGACAAATTTTAAAATGGGTAAGCTGTTTTGCCTTATCTGTAAACGAAGTAAATGCATCTTTAGGACGTGTTGTTACCGCACCAACAAACGGAAGCGCAGGTGTTATACCAGCCGTTTTAATGTATTATTTGGTAATTGAAAACCATAAAGCGGGCGATAAAGAAATTAAACAATTTTTAATGGTTGCAGGCGAAATAGGCAGTATTTTTAAGAAAGGTGCTACTATTTCTGCTGCTATGGGCGGTTGTCAAGCCGAAATTGGCGTATCTAGTGCAATGGCTGCCGCTGCTCTTTGTGAATTAATGGGTGGAACACCAGAACAAGTAACAGTTGCTGCCGAAATTGCCATGGAACACCATTTAGGTTTAACATGTGACCCTATTGGTGGTTTGGTACAAATACCTTGTATTGAACGCAACACTATGGGTGCAATAAAAGCTATCAACGCTGCAGAACTTGCGTTAGATACAGATCCTAAAAACGTAAAAGTACCGCTTGATAAAGTAGTAAATACCATGTGGCAAACAGCACAAGATATGAATAATAAATACAAAGAAACCAGCGAAGGCGGGTTAGCAATAGCTGTTAATATGGCCGATTGTTAG
- the dnaK gene encoding molecular chaperone DnaK → MSKIIGIDLGTTNSCVAVMEGNEAVVIPNAEGKRTTPSVIAFVEGGEIKVGDPAKRQAVTNPTKTIASIKRFMGEKFSGVQNELTHTAYNVVKGDNDTPRVDIDGRLYTPQELSAMTLQKMKKTAEDYLGQTVTQAVITVPAYFNDAQRQATKEAGQIAGLEVMRIINEPTAAALAYGLDKGGQDKKIAVYDLGGGTFDISILELGDGVFEVLSTNGDTHLGGDDFDQVIINWLANEFNAAEGVDLRQDPMALQRLKEAAEKAKIELSSSAQTEINLPYVTATATGPKHLVQTLTRAKFEQLADDLVRRSMEPCKKALQDAGLSTGDIDEVILVGGSTRIPVIQEQVEKFFGKKPSKGVNPDEVVAIGAAIQGGVLTGDVKDVLLLDVTPLSLGIETMGGVMTKLIDANTTIPTKKSQVFSTAVDNQPSVEIHVLQGERPMANDNKTIGRFHLDGIPPAQRGVPQIEVTFDIDANGIIKVSATDKGTGKSHDIRIEASSGLTPEEIERMKKEAEANAESDKKAKETADKLNEADGMIFQTEKQLSEFGDKLSEGNKTAIQGALDELKKAYETRDLATIQPALDKINEAWKAASEEMYKAQAEGQQGSAQQAQPNQEAGDATQDVEYEEVK, encoded by the coding sequence ATGAGTAAGATTATTGGAATTGACTTAGGAACTACCAACTCTTGTGTTGCTGTAATGGAAGGTAATGAAGCGGTGGTAATTCCAAATGCAGAAGGTAAAAGAACAACCCCATCTGTAATTGCATTTGTAGAAGGTGGTGAAATTAAAGTAGGTGACCCAGCTAAACGTCAGGCAGTTACTAACCCAACAAAAACCATAGCGTCTATTAAACGTTTTATGGGTGAAAAATTTTCTGGTGTACAAAACGAATTAACACATACAGCATATAATGTTGTTAAAGGTGATAACGATACGCCACGTGTTGATATTGATGGACGTTTATACACGCCGCAAGAATTATCGGCAATGACGTTACAAAAAATGAAAAAAACAGCCGAAGATTATTTAGGCCAAACAGTTACGCAAGCGGTTATTACAGTACCAGCTTATTTTAACGATGCACAACGCCAAGCTACTAAAGAAGCAGGACAAATTGCAGGGTTAGAAGTTATGCGTATTATTAACGAACCTACTGCGGCTGCATTAGCTTATGGTTTAGATAAAGGCGGACAAGACAAAAAAATTGCGGTGTACGATTTAGGTGGTGGTACGTTTGATATTTCGATCTTAGAATTAGGCGATGGCGTTTTTGAAGTATTGTCTACAAACGGAGATACGCATTTAGGTGGTGATGATTTTGATCAAGTTATTATCAATTGGTTAGCAAATGAATTTAATGCAGCAGAAGGTGTAGATTTACGTCAAGATCCTATGGCATTACAGCGTTTGAAAGAAGCAGCTGAAAAAGCAAAAATTGAATTGTCTTCATCTGCTCAAACCGAAATTAATTTACCGTACGTAACAGCTACTGCTACCGGACCAAAACACTTGGTACAAACGTTAACACGTGCAAAATTTGAGCAGTTAGCCGATGATTTAGTACGTCGTTCAATGGAACCATGTAAAAAAGCATTACAAGACGCAGGTTTATCAACAGGCGATATCGATGAGGTAATTTTAGTAGGTGGATCAACACGTATACCAGTTATTCAAGAGCAAGTTGAAAAATTCTTTGGTAAAAAACCTTCAAAAGGGGTAAATCCAGATGAAGTTGTTGCAATTGGTGCAGCTATTCAAGGTGGTGTATTAACGGGCGATGTAAAAGATGTATTGTTGTTAGACGTTACTCCGCTATCATTAGGTATTGAAACAATGGGTGGTGTAATGACAAAGTTAATCGATGCAAATACAACCATTCCAACAAAAAAATCACAAGTGTTTTCTACAGCTGTAGATAACCAACCATCGGTTGAAATTCACGTTTTACAAGGTGAGCGCCCAATGGCAAACGATAATAAAACAATTGGTCGTTTTCACTTAGATGGTATTCCACCAGCACAACGCGGTGTACCTCAAATTGAAGTTACTTTTGATATTGATGCTAACGGAATTATTAAAGTATCTGCAACTGATAAAGGAACGGGAAAATCACACGATATCCGTATTGAAGCATCTTCAGGATTAACTCCAGAAGAAATCGAAAGAATGAAGAAAGAAGCAGAAGCAAATGCAGAAAGCGATAAAAAAGCTAAAGAAACTGCTGATAAATTAAACGAGGCTGACGGTATGATTTTCCAAACTGAAAAGCAATTGTCAGAGTTTGGTGATAAATTATCTGAGGGTAACAAAACAGCTATTCAAGGTGCATTAGATGAATTGAAAAAAGCGTATGAAACACGTGATTTAGCAACTATTCAACCAGCTTTAGATAAAATAAACGAAGCTTGGAAAGCAGCTTCTGAAGAAATGTACAAAGCACAAGCAGAAGGGCAACAAGGTAGTGCACAACAAGCACAACCAAACCAAGAAGCTGGCGATGCTACACAAGATGTAGAATACGAAGAAGTAAAATAA
- a CDS encoding DUF4293 domain-containing protein — MIQRIQTIYLALAFIVSGVLSLVFPLWKDANGVDFRVGQNTMYTLLFGLGAALSIISIFSYKKRQTQFVYNRLNMILNFILLGLFVYQSLNLSGETLVSEKGIGMFLPIVSIILLVLANKAIKKDEDLVKSADRIR; from the coding sequence ATGATTCAAAGAATACAAACCATTTATTTAGCGTTGGCATTTATTGTTTCGGGTGTTTTATCATTGGTTTTTCCGTTATGGAAAGATGCCAATGGTGTTGATTTCCGTGTGGGGCAAAATACAATGTACACGTTATTGTTTGGTTTAGGTGCTGCATTAAGCATTATTTCTATTTTTTCATACAAAAAAAGACAAACTCAATTTGTTTATAACAGATTGAACATGATATTGAACTTTATATTACTAGGATTATTTGTGTATCAATCGCTAAATTTATCTGGAGAAACTTTGGTTTCAGAGAAGGGTATTGGGATGTTTCTTCCTATTGTTTCTATCATTTTGTTGGTGTTAGCTAACAAAGCCATTAAGAAGGACGAAGATCTTGTAAAATCTGCAGATCGTATACGATAA
- the rho gene encoding transcription termination factor Rho, which produces MKLPEIKEIAKTIGIAKTNLKKEELIDAILKLQASFKEEEVTTTATETATPQKKEKRKRIQTTADDVETEEVNTVPEPTTTQPTVDEVIEDTPTNSPKQTPNKQRKKATQATETQEQLPLETVAETEKESTEKIPAETEKQNTNQNQNRNKNQKKQNYRDPDYEFEGIIECEGVLEVPKDGGSHGYLRSSDYNYRKSPDDIYISQSQIRLFGLKKGDTIKGIVRPPKGNEQHFPLVRITKINGHEPDEVRDRPSFEHLTPLFPKEKFNLSGNNSRLSTRIIDLFAPIGKGQRGMIVAQPKTGKTMMLKEIANAIADNHPEVYQIVLLIDERPEEVTDMQRNVRAEVVASTFDEEARYHVELADMVLEKAKRLVECGHDVVILLDSITRLARAYNTVQPASGRVLSGGVDANALQKPKRFFGAARNIENGGSLTIIATALTDTGSKMDDVIFEEFKGTGNMELQLDRKIANKRIFPAVDLTSSSTRRDDLLQDRFTNSKMVVLRNILADMNPVEAITFIHDRIKNTKSNEEFFDSMRD; this is translated from the coding sequence ATGAAATTGCCCGAAATAAAAGAAATAGCAAAAACAATTGGTATCGCAAAAACCAATCTTAAAAAAGAAGAATTGATTGATGCCATTTTAAAGCTACAAGCTAGTTTTAAGGAAGAAGAAGTAACTACAACTGCTACCGAAACTGCAACGCCCCAAAAAAAGGAAAAACGAAAAAGAATACAAACTACAGCTGATGATGTTGAAACAGAAGAGGTTAATACAGTACCTGAGCCAACAACAACACAGCCAACAGTTGATGAGGTAATTGAGGATACACCAACCAATTCACCTAAACAAACCCCAAATAAGCAGCGTAAAAAAGCAACCCAAGCTACAGAAACGCAAGAACAATTACCTTTAGAAACGGTTGCAGAAACTGAAAAAGAATCTACAGAAAAAATACCAGCTGAAACCGAAAAGCAAAATACCAATCAAAATCAAAACAGAAATAAAAATCAAAAAAAGCAAAATTACCGTGATCCTGATTACGAATTTGAAGGTATTATTGAATGCGAGGGTGTTTTAGAAGTGCCAAAAGATGGTGGTTCACACGGTTATTTACGCTCGTCTGATTACAATTACCGCAAATCGCCTGATGATATTTATATCTCACAATCACAAATACGTTTGTTCGGTTTAAAAAAAGGCGATACTATTAAAGGAATTGTTCGACCACCCAAAGGGAATGAACAACATTTTCCATTGGTTCGAATTACAAAAATTAACGGTCATGAACCCGATGAGGTGCGCGATCGCCCTTCATTTGAGCATTTAACACCGTTATTTCCTAAAGAAAAATTCAACTTATCAGGCAATAATTCTAGACTTTCAACACGTATTATCGATTTATTTGCACCTATTGGTAAAGGGCAACGTGGTATGATTGTGGCGCAACCTAAAACGGGTAAAACTATGATGTTGAAAGAGATAGCTAATGCTATAGCAGATAATCATCCGGAAGTTTACCAAATTGTTTTGTTAATTGATGAACGCCCTGAAGAAGTAACAGATATGCAACGCAATGTACGGGCAGAAGTAGTAGCGTCGACCTTTGACGAAGAAGCACGTTACCACGTTGAATTAGCCGATATGGTACTTGAAAAAGCAAAACGCTTGGTAGAATGTGGACATGATGTAGTTATTTTATTAGATTCAATTACGCGTTTGGCACGTGCTTATAACACAGTTCAGCCAGCTTCGGGTCGTGTTTTATCGGGTGGGGTAGATGCTAATGCGTTGCAAAAACCAAAACGTTTTTTTGGTGCTGCCCGCAATATAGAAAACGGCGGATCGCTAACAATTATAGCTACAGCATTAACCGATACGGGTTCTAAAATGGACGATGTTATTTTTGAAGAGTTTAAAGGTACTGGTAATATGGAATTGCAGTTAGATCGTAAAATTGCAAACAAACGTATTTTCCCAGCTGTTGATTTAACTTCCTCTTCAACACGCCGCGACGATTTGTTGCAAGATCGTTTTACTAATAGTAAAATGGTTGTTTTGCGCAATATTTTAGCAGATATGAACCCAGTAGAAGCTATTACTTTTATTCATGACCGAATTAAAAACACAAAATCAAACGAAGAGTTTTTTGATAGTATGCGTGATTAA
- a CDS encoding rhodanese-like domain-containing protein, producing the protein MKKIILLFICFLSFLGMKAQNFLDPWTPKQLLSTQVLAARINQNKMSQTVVINIGPDAVIKGSFNLGPVQDKGNREKLINYLSKVPKDKEVVLYCGCCPFEKCPNIRPAFKSLIAMGYKNTKLLNIPKNIKVDWINKGYPVN; encoded by the coding sequence ATGAAAAAAATTATTTTATTATTTATTTGTTTTTTGAGTTTTTTGGGAATGAAAGCTCAAAACTTTTTAGATCCTTGGACACCGAAGCAACTTTTAAGTACACAAGTTTTGGCTGCCCGTATAAATCAAAATAAAATGAGCCAAACGGTTGTTATTAACATTGGCCCTGATGCGGTAATTAAAGGATCTTTTAATTTAGGCCCTGTACAAGATAAAGGAAATAGAGAAAAGCTTATAAATTACTTAAGCAAAGTACCAAAAGACAAGGAAGTGGTTTTGTATTGCGGATGTTGTCCGTTTGAAAAATGTCCAAACATACGTCCTGCATTTAAAAGTTTAATTGCCATGGGTTATAAAAATACTAAACTTTTAAACATACCTAAAAACATAAAAGTAGATTGGATAAATAAAGGTTATCCTGTTAATTAA